CGGTCAACGATCCGGCCCTACCGCCGCAACAAACACTCGCGGCAATCGATCACTTCGAACAGGCGATTACCCTGCTGCTCGGGCCTTCGCGCGCGCGGGCGCTGGCCGATCAACTCCGCACCCGCATTCGCCAGTCGCTGGCCTAGGCGAGCAGCGCACGCGAGAAGGATAGGCTGCCTATGCAACGACGAACGCTTTCTACTCCGCTCCATCTGCCTGCGCTGGGGCGCCTGCGCTCGGCGGACGTGATCCTGCCGTTGATGCTGGCGCTGGCCGTAGCCTTGCCGCTGGTCTTGGCCCTGCTGGGCGTAGGCATCCGCCGCGACCGGGGCACGCCGCTGGTGATCAACGAGGCGTTGCCCGTGCCAGCACCAGGAGCGACCGGTGCCTGGGTCGAACTGTACAACAACACCGACGCACCGATCAGCATCGACGGCTGGCGGCTGGGCAGCGTCAGCGGTGATGTCGCGCTGTTGAGCGGCAGCGTCGCGCCGCACAGCTACCGCCTGATCGAAACGCCTGCTGCCTGGAACGCGCAGGCCGACGCTGTGGTCCTGCGCACGCCCGACGGCAGCGTGGTCGATCGCCTCAACTGGGGGCCACGCCCGAGTGCCAACACGTCGCCCGACTGGAATAGCAGCGCCACGCGCGCGCCGGCGCCGGGCCGTGCACTGGTGCGCAACCCCCAGGGCTTCGATTCGGACAGCGGCAAGGACTGGTTGGCGACCCAACCCTCGCCGGGCGCGCCCTCGCCCGCTTCGCTGAGCGTGGGCATGTATCGCCTGCTCTTCGATATGACCAACTACGCCAGCCTGATCGGCGGTTTTATCCTCTGGGGCGCTTATAGCCTGATCGGCCTGATCGCGCGGCGCTTCGAGCTGCTCACCGGCCAGCGCACCTACTGGATCAGCATGCTGATCGCGCCGATCGGGATCGTGATCTACAACGTGATCCAGTCGTATGCCTTCTTCACCGCCGGCCGCATGACGCAGTGCGATAACGGCTGGAGCCTCAGTGCCTGCCAGCAGGGCTGGGCCTTTACGGCGCTGTTCGTTTCGGGCGTGGCTATGGGGCTGGTCGTGTACCGCTTCTACCGCATCGCGCGGCGCATTCTGGAGGTCTAGCGTCCATGCATATCGAACTGATCCATATCGGCCTGATTCTGGACATCGGCTTCGCGCTGCTGGCGTTGGTGTTGTTCCGCTTCGCGCGTGTGCTGGGTGGCCTACTCGATCTGATCCACCGTCCGCCACTGGAGGTCTGGCTGCGCCTGGCGGGCTGGATCCTGATCCTGGGCTTTTCGATCCCGCACTATATCGCCGTGGCAGTCTTCT
This is a stretch of genomic DNA from Kallotenue papyrolyticum. It encodes these proteins:
- a CDS encoding lamin tail domain-containing protein, translated to MQRRTLSTPLHLPALGRLRSADVILPLMLALAVALPLVLALLGVGIRRDRGTPLVINEALPVPAPGATGAWVELYNNTDAPISIDGWRLGSVSGDVALLSGSVAPHSYRLIETPAAWNAQADAVVLRTPDGSVVDRLNWGPRPSANTSPDWNSSATRAPAPGRALVRNPQGFDSDSGKDWLATQPSPGAPSPASLSVGMYRLLFDMTNYASLIGGFILWGAYSLIGLIARRFELLTGQRTYWISMLIAPIGIVIYNVIQSYAFFTAGRMTQCDNGWSLSACQQGWAFTALFVSGVAMGLVVYRFYRIARRILEV